The Tepidibacter aestuarii genome contains a region encoding:
- a CDS encoding ZIP family metal transporter — protein MSAFVASLITGLCTGVGAIPILFIKNLNEKTEDILLGFAAGIMVFAGAYSLIYPCIEQGHNIQAVVGILLGAFLMYYLEKKMPEDKVDGSFMFVVANIIHNIPEGFVIGAGYEAEGKNTGILFAIAIAIQNIPEGLIIGNILKNIVHSKYKAILYTFLIGLGEPLAAGIGILTLQYIRVLIPFSMAFAGGSILYVVSNEMIPKCHCRGNEKKATFGFIFGFVVMVILRGII, from the coding sequence GTGAGTGCTTTTGTTGCTAGTTTGATAACAGGACTTTGTACTGGAGTAGGAGCAATTCCTATATTATTTATAAAAAATTTGAATGAGAAAACTGAGGATATACTTCTTGGGTTTGCGGCGGGTATAATGGTGTTTGCTGGAGCGTATAGTCTTATATATCCATGCATTGAACAAGGTCATAATATACAGGCTGTAGTTGGAATACTCTTAGGAGCTTTTTTGATGTATTATTTAGAGAAAAAAATGCCAGAAGATAAGGTTGATGGAAGTTTTATGTTTGTTGTAGCTAACATAATACATAATATACCAGAAGGTTTTGTTATAGGCGCTGGATATGAGGCAGAAGGAAAGAATACTGGAATATTATTTGCAATAGCAATAGCTATACAGAATATACCAGAAGGATTGATCATAGGGAATATACTAAAGAATATTGTACATTCAAAGTATAAGGCTATATTATATACATTTCTGATAGGCCTTGGAGAACCTTTAGCTGCTGGAATAGGAATTTTAACTCTTCAATATATAAGGGTGTTAATACCTTTTTCCATGGCTTTTGCTGGAGGATCCATACTTTATGTTGTGTCTAATGAAATGATTCCGAAGTGCCATTGTAGAGGAAATGAAAAAAAGGCTACTTTTGGATTTATATTCGGTTTCGTGGTTATGGTTATTTTAAGAGGGATAATATAA